The following are encoded together in the Bombus pyrosoma isolate SC7728 linkage group LG17, ASM1482585v1, whole genome shotgun sequence genome:
- the LOC122577107 gene encoding gustatory receptor for sugar taste 64f-like isoform X3, protein MNNMSNYDNTGKKVKGMRPLNLPSVKYQNALLINVRSPKSSSQFGKFDNLKTEIDTIGMSEPVAASVSAFNPKTDSLHASMRPIIMLAQCFSLFPVSGINNSEASYLRFTWRSPKFVYCVMSIFGSSVMTIFNILRIVSTGVNSTKMTTFVFNGTNLIASLLFLKLSIQWPCLMVTWEKLEKELSHRHRKISRITLATKFSIVTIVVMMIALVEHGLSIVHGYIQAKECAIYKAEEDILGVYFQMQFPQIFSRIQYSLWKGVLVDICNILSTFSWNFVDLFLILISIALTDQFRQLNSRLNSIRGKAMPEWWWAEARSEYNHLATLTRQLDSHISVMVLLSFATDLYFICIQLLFSFTPMRGIIEKIYFGFSFGFLLARTTVVSLCAATIHDESLLPAPILYSVSGSSFSTEVMRFLAQVTTDNICLTGMKFFSVTRGLVLTVAGTIVTYELVLVQFNTTQQSEVSNSTVCEDPSSVL, encoded by the exons ATGAATAACATGTCGAATTACGATAATACAGGGAAAAAAGTAAAGGGGATGCGGCCGCTGAATTTGCCATCCGTGAAATATCAGAACGCATTATTGATCAATGTTAG GTCACCCAAGAGTAGCTCGCAGTTTGGCAAATTCGACAATCTGAAGACGGAGATAGACACTATCGGAA tGTCGGAGCCGGTAGCAGCTTCCGTCAGCGCCTTCAACCCAAAGACCGACAGCTTACACGCGTCTATGAGGCCGATCATCATGTTGGCGCAATGCTTCTCCTTGTTTCCTGTGTCCGGGATTAACAACTCCGAAGCATCGTACCTCAG GTTCACCTGGCGCAGCCcgaaatttgtatattgtgTGATGTCAATTTTTGGCTCATCGGTGATGacgatatttaacattttgagAATAGTTTCGACCGGAGTAAATTCCACGAAAATGA CCACGTTCGTATTCAACGGGACGAATTTGATCGCTTCGTTGCTGTTCCTAAAGTTGTCGATCCAGTGGCCCTGTTTGATGGTAACTTGGGAGAAACTCGAGAAAGAGCTTTCGCACAGGCATAGAAAAATCTCGAGAATCACCCTGGCCACGAAATTTAGTATCGTGACCATAGTGGTGATGATGATTGCATTAG TCGAACACGGTTTGTCGATAGTCCATGGCTACATCCAAGCTAAAGAGTGCGCCATATATAAAGCAGAAGAGGATATACTTGGTGTGTATTTCCAGATGCAGTTTCCACAG ATATTTTCTAGGATACAGTACAGTTTGTGGAAAGGAGTATTGGTGGACATCTGCAACATTCTCAGTACCTTCTCGTGGAATTTTGTCGACCTGTTTCTCATCCTTATCAGCATCGCCTTGACAGATCAGTTTCGTCAGCTGAACAGTCGTTTGAATTCTATAAGGGGCAAG GCAATGCCCGAATGGTGGTGGGCCGAGGCAAGGAGTGAATATAATCACTTGGCAACGCTAACGAGGCAACTGGACTCCCATATCTCCGTTATGgttcttctctctttcgctaCCGATCTGTATTTCATCTGCATACAACtgcttttctctttcac TCCGATGCGAGGCATTATCGAGAAAATCTACTTCGGCTTTTCCTTTGGATTCCTGTTGGCGAGAACGACAGTGGTCTCTCTGTGTGCCGCAACGATTCACGACGAGTCGTTGCTCCCGGCCCCGATCCTATACAGCGTTTCTGGAAGCAGTTTCTCAACGGAA GTAATGAGATTCCTAGCGCAAGTAACAACGGATAACATTTGCCTGACGGGCATGAAATTCTTCTCGGTGACCAGGGGCCTCGTATTAACG GTAGCAGGAACCATAGTCACGTACGAATTGGTGCTGGTGCAGTTCAACACAACGCAGCAAAGTGAAGTGTCGAACAGTACCGTGTGCGAG GATCCTTCTTCCGTGCTATAG
- the LOC122577108 gene encoding gustatory receptor 5a for trehalose-like isoform X2, with amino-acid sequence MQEDQCMMLKSKGTLCDVPVRSKASSLRVWSSFTYRRNDNDVGELSTNQENNVSVGRLRDGRNYSADFNTIESFHCAIGPVLSVARVFGLFPVAGVRSVSPSKLHFKTFSFVTFYSAFITSMIFFMTVVSVLHMVKTLNANTIQTRGGIASATVGAVFYGNSLLGSILFFWLSSRWVPLQSEWRAMERCIDSNCIEPTRLRWKFFFLSSVILMLALVEHILSMFNNVDGYDWNASNSTFHSFLETYTLRSHSFIFGTLNYNFAFGLYTFVVSKLATFTWNFTDLFIMLVATALAERYKSLNKKLAVTVTKYRPIFYWRELREHYAILSCVVKKVDEHISPIILLSFANNLYFICLQLLNGLSIAEKTSPLSAVYFFGSFGFLIIRTCAVTLLTARIHDQSKEALPYLYNCSTSSYGIEAQRLQYQLATDEVALTGLRFFSITRNFMLAVAGAIITYEVVLLQFVDGK; translated from the exons ATGCAGGAGGATCAATGCATGATGTTAAAATCGAAAGGTACGTTGTGCGATGTACCCGTCAGAAGCAAAGCTTCCAGCTTGAGGGTTTGGTCCTCTTTTACGTATCGCAGGAACGACAACGACGTCGGTGAATTAAGCACGAATCAGGAAAACAATGTATCCGTTGGAAGACTTCGAGATGGACGAAACTATTCGGCGGACTTCAAC ACGATAGAGAGCTTTCATTGCGCGATCGGGCCTGTTTTAAGCGTAGCCCGAGTCTTTGGTTTATTTCCAGTGGCCGGAGTCCGGTCCGTGTCACCCTCGAAACTCCACTTCAAGACATTTTCCTTCGTCACTTTTTATTCAGCTTTCATAACCTCGATGATATTCTTCATGACGGTCGTATCGGTGCTTCACATGGTGAAAACTCTTAACGCTAATACGATCCAGACACGTG GTGGCATAGCTTCGGCAACAGTTGGCGCAGTGTTCTACGGGAACAGCCTGCTGGGCAGCATCTTATTTTTCTGGCTGTCGTCACGCTGGGTACCTCTTCAGTCAGAATGGAGGGCCATGGAACGATGCATAGACAG cAATTGCATAGAACCGACGCGGCTgcgatggaaatttttcttcctaagTTCCGTGATACTGATGTTGGCTCTGGTCGAGCACATCCTAAGCATGTTCAACAACGTCGATGGGTACGACTGGAACGCATCGAATTCCACGTTTCACAGCTTCCTGGAGACGTATACTCTACGCTCGCATTCCTTCATCTTCGGCACAT TGAATTACAACTTTGCCTTCGGATTGTACACTTTCGTCGTTAGCAAACTGGCCACGTTCACTTGGAACTTTACCGATCTTTTTATCATGCTG GTTGCTACTGCTTTGGCCGAAAGGTACAAATCTTTGAACAAGAAACTGGCAGTGACGGTGACAAAATATCGGCCGATATTCTACTGGCGCGAGCTTCGCGAACACTATGCGATTTTGAGTTGCGTTGTTAAGAAGGTGGATGAGCACATCTCTCCCATAATCCTTCTATCCTTCGCAAACAACCTCTACTTCATCTGTCTTCAGCTATTGAACGGACTATC CATAGCAGAGAAGACCAGCCCATTGAGCGCAGTTTACTTCTTCGGCTCTTTCGGCTTCCTAATTATTCGCACCTGTGCCGTCACCTTGCTTACTGCTAGGATACACGATCAAAGTAAAGAGGCCTTACCTTATCTGTACAATTGTTCCACATCCAGTTATGGCATTGAG GCGCAGAGATTGCAGTATCAACTGGCGACAGACGAGGTAGCGTTGACCGGattacgtttcttttcgaTCACGAGAAATTTCATGCTTGCG GTGGCCGGAGCAATCATAACGTACGAAGTTGTGCTTTTGCAATTTGTCGATGGTAAATAA
- the LOC122577108 gene encoding gustatory receptor for sugar taste 64f-like isoform X4 encodes MIFFMTVVSVLHMVKTLNANTIQTRGGIASATVGAVFYGNSLLGSILFFWLSSRWVPLQSEWRAMERCIDSNCIEPTRLRWKFFFLSSVILMLALVEHILSMFNNVDGYDWNASNSTFHSFLETYTLRSHSFIFGTSSRSFPVNYNFAFGLYTFVVSKLATFTWNFTDLFIMLVATALAERYKSLNKKLAVTVTKYRPIFYWRELREHYAILSCVVKKVDEHISPIILLSFANNLYFICLQLLNGLSIAEKTSPLSAVYFFGSFGFLIIRTCAVTLLTARIHDQSKEALPYLYNCSTSSYGIEAQRLQYQLATDEVALTGLRFFSITRNFMLAVAGAIITYEVVLLQFVDGK; translated from the exons ATGATATTCTTCATGACGGTCGTATCGGTGCTTCACATGGTGAAAACTCTTAACGCTAATACGATCCAGACACGTG GTGGCATAGCTTCGGCAACAGTTGGCGCAGTGTTCTACGGGAACAGCCTGCTGGGCAGCATCTTATTTTTCTGGCTGTCGTCACGCTGGGTACCTCTTCAGTCAGAATGGAGGGCCATGGAACGATGCATAGACAG cAATTGCATAGAACCGACGCGGCTgcgatggaaatttttcttcctaagTTCCGTGATACTGATGTTGGCTCTGGTCGAGCACATCCTAAGCATGTTCAACAACGTCGATGGGTACGACTGGAACGCATCGAATTCCACGTTTCACAGCTTCCTGGAGACGTATACTCTACGCTCGCATTCCTTCATCTTCGGCACAT CATCACGTTCGTTTCCAGTGAATTACAACTTTGCCTTCGGATTGTACACTTTCGTCGTTAGCAAACTGGCCACGTTCACTTGGAACTTTACCGATCTTTTTATCATGCTG GTTGCTACTGCTTTGGCCGAAAGGTACAAATCTTTGAACAAGAAACTGGCAGTGACGGTGACAAAATATCGGCCGATATTCTACTGGCGCGAGCTTCGCGAACACTATGCGATTTTGAGTTGCGTTGTTAAGAAGGTGGATGAGCACATCTCTCCCATAATCCTTCTATCCTTCGCAAACAACCTCTACTTCATCTGTCTTCAGCTATTGAACGGACTATC CATAGCAGAGAAGACCAGCCCATTGAGCGCAGTTTACTTCTTCGGCTCTTTCGGCTTCCTAATTATTCGCACCTGTGCCGTCACCTTGCTTACTGCTAGGATACACGATCAAAGTAAAGAGGCCTTACCTTATCTGTACAATTGTTCCACATCCAGTTATGGCATTGAG GCGCAGAGATTGCAGTATCAACTGGCGACAGACGAGGTAGCGTTGACCGGattacgtttcttttcgaTCACGAGAAATTTCATGCTTGCG GTGGCCGGAGCAATCATAACGTACGAAGTTGTGCTTTTGCAATTTGTCGATGGTAAATAA
- the LOC122577110 gene encoding 28S ribosomal protein S14, mitochondrial gives MAALRNGLLTCSNFLSSSTKFAACEFQQIRNKYVGRWMIRDVKRRKMAKEYAEERLRLVAMKRNTILPVEIRKEVNQQFDKIIPRQTALRQLTPRCIITSRGRGVVYRWRLSRIMFRHLADYNKLSGVQRSIW, from the exons ATGGCTGCTCTAAGGAATGGTTTGTTGACAtgttcgaattttctttcaagcAGCACAAAATTTGCAGCATGCGAG TTCCAGCAAATACGTAACAAATATGTTGGTCGGTGGATGATTCGTGAtgttaaacgaagaaaaatggcaAAAGAATATGCGGAAGAACGACTGCGACTTGTAGCTATGAAAAGAAATACTATTTTGCCAGTGGAAATTCGT AAAGAAGTTAATCAACAATTTGATAAGATAATTCCACGTCAGACAGCTTTAAGACAATTAACACCACGGTGTATAATAACTTCTCGTGGACGTGGTGTTGTGTATAGGTGGAGATTATCAAGAATTATGTTCAGGCATTTGGCTGATTATAACAAGTTATCCGGTGTACAACGTTCAATTTGGTAG
- the LOC122577107 gene encoding gustatory receptor for sugar taste 64f-like isoform X1: MNNMSNYDNTGKKVKGMRPLNLPSVKYQNALLINVRSPKSSSQFGKFDNLKTEIDTIGMSEPVAASVSAFNPKTDSLHASMRPIIMLAQCFSLFPVSGINNSEASYLRFTWRSPKFVYCVMSIFGSSVMTIFNILRIVSTGVNSTKMTTFVFNGTNLIASLLFLKLSIQWPCLMVTWEKLEKELSHRHRKISRITLATKFSIVTIVVMMIALVEHGLSIVHGYIQAKECAIYKAEEDILGVYFQMQFPQIFSRIQYSLWKGVLVDICNILSTFSWNFVDLFLILISIALTDQFRQLNSRLNSIRGKHHFIVKAMPEWWWAEARSEYNHLATLTRQLDSHISVMVLLSFATDLYFICIQLLFSFTPMRGIIEKIYFGFSFGFLLARTTVVSLCAATIHDESLLPAPILYSVSGSSFSTEVMRFLAQVTTDNICLTGMKFFSVTRGLVLTVAGTIVTYELVLVQFNTTQQSEVSNSTVCEDPSSVL, translated from the exons ATGAATAACATGTCGAATTACGATAATACAGGGAAAAAAGTAAAGGGGATGCGGCCGCTGAATTTGCCATCCGTGAAATATCAGAACGCATTATTGATCAATGTTAG GTCACCCAAGAGTAGCTCGCAGTTTGGCAAATTCGACAATCTGAAGACGGAGATAGACACTATCGGAA tGTCGGAGCCGGTAGCAGCTTCCGTCAGCGCCTTCAACCCAAAGACCGACAGCTTACACGCGTCTATGAGGCCGATCATCATGTTGGCGCAATGCTTCTCCTTGTTTCCTGTGTCCGGGATTAACAACTCCGAAGCATCGTACCTCAG GTTCACCTGGCGCAGCCcgaaatttgtatattgtgTGATGTCAATTTTTGGCTCATCGGTGATGacgatatttaacattttgagAATAGTTTCGACCGGAGTAAATTCCACGAAAATGA CCACGTTCGTATTCAACGGGACGAATTTGATCGCTTCGTTGCTGTTCCTAAAGTTGTCGATCCAGTGGCCCTGTTTGATGGTAACTTGGGAGAAACTCGAGAAAGAGCTTTCGCACAGGCATAGAAAAATCTCGAGAATCACCCTGGCCACGAAATTTAGTATCGTGACCATAGTGGTGATGATGATTGCATTAG TCGAACACGGTTTGTCGATAGTCCATGGCTACATCCAAGCTAAAGAGTGCGCCATATATAAAGCAGAAGAGGATATACTTGGTGTGTATTTCCAGATGCAGTTTCCACAG ATATTTTCTAGGATACAGTACAGTTTGTGGAAAGGAGTATTGGTGGACATCTGCAACATTCTCAGTACCTTCTCGTGGAATTTTGTCGACCTGTTTCTCATCCTTATCAGCATCGCCTTGACAGATCAGTTTCGTCAGCTGAACAGTCGTTTGAATTCTATAAGGGGCAAG CATCATTTCATTGTTAAGGCAATGCCCGAATGGTGGTGGGCCGAGGCAAGGAGTGAATATAATCACTTGGCAACGCTAACGAGGCAACTGGACTCCCATATCTCCGTTATGgttcttctctctttcgctaCCGATCTGTATTTCATCTGCATACAACtgcttttctctttcac TCCGATGCGAGGCATTATCGAGAAAATCTACTTCGGCTTTTCCTTTGGATTCCTGTTGGCGAGAACGACAGTGGTCTCTCTGTGTGCCGCAACGATTCACGACGAGTCGTTGCTCCCGGCCCCGATCCTATACAGCGTTTCTGGAAGCAGTTTCTCAACGGAA GTAATGAGATTCCTAGCGCAAGTAACAACGGATAACATTTGCCTGACGGGCATGAAATTCTTCTCGGTGACCAGGGGCCTCGTATTAACG GTAGCAGGAACCATAGTCACGTACGAATTGGTGCTGGTGCAGTTCAACACAACGCAGCAAAGTGAAGTGTCGAACAGTACCGTGTGCGAG GATCCTTCTTCCGTGCTATAG
- the LOC122577108 gene encoding gustatory receptor 5a for trehalose-like isoform X1 produces the protein MQEDQCMMLKSKGTLCDVPVRSKASSLRVWSSFTYRRNDNDVGELSTNQENNVSVGRLRDGRNYSADFNTIESFHCAIGPVLSVARVFGLFPVAGVRSVSPSKLHFKTFSFVTFYSAFITSMIFFMTVVSVLHMVKTLNANTIQTRGGIASATVGAVFYGNSLLGSILFFWLSSRWVPLQSEWRAMERCIDSNCIEPTRLRWKFFFLSSVILMLALVEHILSMFNNVDGYDWNASNSTFHSFLETYTLRSHSFIFGTSSRSFPVNYNFAFGLYTFVVSKLATFTWNFTDLFIMLVATALAERYKSLNKKLAVTVTKYRPIFYWRELREHYAILSCVVKKVDEHISPIILLSFANNLYFICLQLLNGLSIAEKTSPLSAVYFFGSFGFLIIRTCAVTLLTARIHDQSKEALPYLYNCSTSSYGIEAQRLQYQLATDEVALTGLRFFSITRNFMLAVAGAIITYEVVLLQFVDGK, from the exons ATGCAGGAGGATCAATGCATGATGTTAAAATCGAAAGGTACGTTGTGCGATGTACCCGTCAGAAGCAAAGCTTCCAGCTTGAGGGTTTGGTCCTCTTTTACGTATCGCAGGAACGACAACGACGTCGGTGAATTAAGCACGAATCAGGAAAACAATGTATCCGTTGGAAGACTTCGAGATGGACGAAACTATTCGGCGGACTTCAAC ACGATAGAGAGCTTTCATTGCGCGATCGGGCCTGTTTTAAGCGTAGCCCGAGTCTTTGGTTTATTTCCAGTGGCCGGAGTCCGGTCCGTGTCACCCTCGAAACTCCACTTCAAGACATTTTCCTTCGTCACTTTTTATTCAGCTTTCATAACCTCGATGATATTCTTCATGACGGTCGTATCGGTGCTTCACATGGTGAAAACTCTTAACGCTAATACGATCCAGACACGTG GTGGCATAGCTTCGGCAACAGTTGGCGCAGTGTTCTACGGGAACAGCCTGCTGGGCAGCATCTTATTTTTCTGGCTGTCGTCACGCTGGGTACCTCTTCAGTCAGAATGGAGGGCCATGGAACGATGCATAGACAG cAATTGCATAGAACCGACGCGGCTgcgatggaaatttttcttcctaagTTCCGTGATACTGATGTTGGCTCTGGTCGAGCACATCCTAAGCATGTTCAACAACGTCGATGGGTACGACTGGAACGCATCGAATTCCACGTTTCACAGCTTCCTGGAGACGTATACTCTACGCTCGCATTCCTTCATCTTCGGCACAT CATCACGTTCGTTTCCAGTGAATTACAACTTTGCCTTCGGATTGTACACTTTCGTCGTTAGCAAACTGGCCACGTTCACTTGGAACTTTACCGATCTTTTTATCATGCTG GTTGCTACTGCTTTGGCCGAAAGGTACAAATCTTTGAACAAGAAACTGGCAGTGACGGTGACAAAATATCGGCCGATATTCTACTGGCGCGAGCTTCGCGAACACTATGCGATTTTGAGTTGCGTTGTTAAGAAGGTGGATGAGCACATCTCTCCCATAATCCTTCTATCCTTCGCAAACAACCTCTACTTCATCTGTCTTCAGCTATTGAACGGACTATC CATAGCAGAGAAGACCAGCCCATTGAGCGCAGTTTACTTCTTCGGCTCTTTCGGCTTCCTAATTATTCGCACCTGTGCCGTCACCTTGCTTACTGCTAGGATACACGATCAAAGTAAAGAGGCCTTACCTTATCTGTACAATTGTTCCACATCCAGTTATGGCATTGAG GCGCAGAGATTGCAGTATCAACTGGCGACAGACGAGGTAGCGTTGACCGGattacgtttcttttcgaTCACGAGAAATTTCATGCTTGCG GTGGCCGGAGCAATCATAACGTACGAAGTTGTGCTTTTGCAATTTGTCGATGGTAAATAA
- the LOC122577107 gene encoding gustatory receptor for sugar taste 64f-like isoform X2, translating into MNNMSNYDNTGKKVKGMRPLNLPSVKYQNALLINVRSPKSSSQFGKFDNLKTEIDTIGMSEPVAASVSAFNPKTDSLHASMRPIIMLAQCFSLFPVSGINNSEASYLRFTWRSPKFVYCVMSIFGSSVMTIFNILRIVSTGVNSTKMTTFVFNGTNLIASLLFLKLSIQWPCLMVTWEKLEKELSHRHRKISRITLATKFSIVTIVVMMIALVEHGLSIVHGYIQAKECAIYKAEEDILGVYFQMQFPQIFSRIQYSLWKGVLVDICNILSTFSWNFVDLFLILISIALTDQFRQLNSRLNSIRGKHHFIVKAMPEWWWAEARSEYNHLATLTRQLDSHISVMVLLSFATDLYFICIQLLFSFTSPMRGIIEKIYFGFSFGFLLARTTVVSLCAATIHDESLLPAPILYSVSGSSFSTEVMRFLAQVTTDNICLTGMKFFSVTRGLVLTVAGTIVTYELVLVQFNTTQQSEVSNSTVCEG; encoded by the exons ATGAATAACATGTCGAATTACGATAATACAGGGAAAAAAGTAAAGGGGATGCGGCCGCTGAATTTGCCATCCGTGAAATATCAGAACGCATTATTGATCAATGTTAG GTCACCCAAGAGTAGCTCGCAGTTTGGCAAATTCGACAATCTGAAGACGGAGATAGACACTATCGGAA tGTCGGAGCCGGTAGCAGCTTCCGTCAGCGCCTTCAACCCAAAGACCGACAGCTTACACGCGTCTATGAGGCCGATCATCATGTTGGCGCAATGCTTCTCCTTGTTTCCTGTGTCCGGGATTAACAACTCCGAAGCATCGTACCTCAG GTTCACCTGGCGCAGCCcgaaatttgtatattgtgTGATGTCAATTTTTGGCTCATCGGTGATGacgatatttaacattttgagAATAGTTTCGACCGGAGTAAATTCCACGAAAATGA CCACGTTCGTATTCAACGGGACGAATTTGATCGCTTCGTTGCTGTTCCTAAAGTTGTCGATCCAGTGGCCCTGTTTGATGGTAACTTGGGAGAAACTCGAGAAAGAGCTTTCGCACAGGCATAGAAAAATCTCGAGAATCACCCTGGCCACGAAATTTAGTATCGTGACCATAGTGGTGATGATGATTGCATTAG TCGAACACGGTTTGTCGATAGTCCATGGCTACATCCAAGCTAAAGAGTGCGCCATATATAAAGCAGAAGAGGATATACTTGGTGTGTATTTCCAGATGCAGTTTCCACAG ATATTTTCTAGGATACAGTACAGTTTGTGGAAAGGAGTATTGGTGGACATCTGCAACATTCTCAGTACCTTCTCGTGGAATTTTGTCGACCTGTTTCTCATCCTTATCAGCATCGCCTTGACAGATCAGTTTCGTCAGCTGAACAGTCGTTTGAATTCTATAAGGGGCAAG CATCATTTCATTGTTAAGGCAATGCCCGAATGGTGGTGGGCCGAGGCAAGGAGTGAATATAATCACTTGGCAACGCTAACGAGGCAACTGGACTCCCATATCTCCGTTATGgttcttctctctttcgctaCCGATCTGTATTTCATCTGCATACAACtgcttttctctttcac CAGTCCGATGCGAGGCATTATCGAGAAAATCTACTTCGGCTTTTCCTTTGGATTCCTGTTGGCGAGAACGACAGTGGTCTCTCTGTGTGCCGCAACGATTCACGACGAGTCGTTGCTCCCGGCCCCGATCCTATACAGCGTTTCTGGAAGCAGTTTCTCAACGGAA GTAATGAGATTCCTAGCGCAAGTAACAACGGATAACATTTGCCTGACGGGCATGAAATTCTTCTCGGTGACCAGGGGCCTCGTATTAACG GTAGCAGGAACCATAGTCACGTACGAATTGGTGCTGGTGCAGTTCAACACAACGCAGCAAAGTGAAGTGTCGAACAGTACCGTGTGCGAG GGCTAG
- the LOC122577108 gene encoding gustatory receptor for sugar taste 64f-like isoform X3, with the protein MHDVKIERNDNDVGELSTNQENNVSVGRLRDGRNYSADFNTIESFHCAIGPVLSVARVFGLFPVAGVRSVSPSKLHFKTFSFVTFYSAFITSMIFFMTVVSVLHMVKTLNANTIQTRGGIASATVGAVFYGNSLLGSILFFWLSSRWVPLQSEWRAMERCIDSNCIEPTRLRWKFFFLSSVILMLALVEHILSMFNNVDGYDWNASNSTFHSFLETYTLRSHSFIFGTSSRSFPVNYNFAFGLYTFVVSKLATFTWNFTDLFIMLVATALAERYKSLNKKLAVTVTKYRPIFYWRELREHYAILSCVVKKVDEHISPIILLSFANNLYFICLQLLNGLSIAEKTSPLSAVYFFGSFGFLIIRTCAVTLLTARIHDQSKEALPYLYNCSTSSYGIEAQRLQYQLATDEVALTGLRFFSITRNFMLAVAGAIITYEVVLLQFVDGK; encoded by the exons ATGCATGATGTTAAAATCGAAAG GAACGACAACGACGTCGGTGAATTAAGCACGAATCAGGAAAACAATGTATCCGTTGGAAGACTTCGAGATGGACGAAACTATTCGGCGGACTTCAAC ACGATAGAGAGCTTTCATTGCGCGATCGGGCCTGTTTTAAGCGTAGCCCGAGTCTTTGGTTTATTTCCAGTGGCCGGAGTCCGGTCCGTGTCACCCTCGAAACTCCACTTCAAGACATTTTCCTTCGTCACTTTTTATTCAGCTTTCATAACCTCGATGATATTCTTCATGACGGTCGTATCGGTGCTTCACATGGTGAAAACTCTTAACGCTAATACGATCCAGACACGTG GTGGCATAGCTTCGGCAACAGTTGGCGCAGTGTTCTACGGGAACAGCCTGCTGGGCAGCATCTTATTTTTCTGGCTGTCGTCACGCTGGGTACCTCTTCAGTCAGAATGGAGGGCCATGGAACGATGCATAGACAG cAATTGCATAGAACCGACGCGGCTgcgatggaaatttttcttcctaagTTCCGTGATACTGATGTTGGCTCTGGTCGAGCACATCCTAAGCATGTTCAACAACGTCGATGGGTACGACTGGAACGCATCGAATTCCACGTTTCACAGCTTCCTGGAGACGTATACTCTACGCTCGCATTCCTTCATCTTCGGCACAT CATCACGTTCGTTTCCAGTGAATTACAACTTTGCCTTCGGATTGTACACTTTCGTCGTTAGCAAACTGGCCACGTTCACTTGGAACTTTACCGATCTTTTTATCATGCTG GTTGCTACTGCTTTGGCCGAAAGGTACAAATCTTTGAACAAGAAACTGGCAGTGACGGTGACAAAATATCGGCCGATATTCTACTGGCGCGAGCTTCGCGAACACTATGCGATTTTGAGTTGCGTTGTTAAGAAGGTGGATGAGCACATCTCTCCCATAATCCTTCTATCCTTCGCAAACAACCTCTACTTCATCTGTCTTCAGCTATTGAACGGACTATC CATAGCAGAGAAGACCAGCCCATTGAGCGCAGTTTACTTCTTCGGCTCTTTCGGCTTCCTAATTATTCGCACCTGTGCCGTCACCTTGCTTACTGCTAGGATACACGATCAAAGTAAAGAGGCCTTACCTTATCTGTACAATTGTTCCACATCCAGTTATGGCATTGAG GCGCAGAGATTGCAGTATCAACTGGCGACAGACGAGGTAGCGTTGACCGGattacgtttcttttcgaTCACGAGAAATTTCATGCTTGCG GTGGCCGGAGCAATCATAACGTACGAAGTTGTGCTTTTGCAATTTGTCGATGGTAAATAA